Genomic segment of Deinococcus planocerae:
GCGACACCTCGCCGCCTACGCGGCCCGGCCCGGCCCGGCCCCGCTCGCGGACGGCTCGCCCCTGCCCTTCCTGGGGGAGACGCTGACCCTGCGCCTGACCACGCAGACGCGCGCTCCCTTCCGGTCAGGTGATGAGGTCCACATTCCCCCGGGTGACCCGGATGCCCTGCGCCGCGCCGCCGAGCGGTGGTACCGCCAGGCCGCCCTGCCCGAGCTGCGCGCGCTGGTGGAGGGGTATGCGCAGGCGCTGGGCGCCCGGGACCGTCTGCGCAGCGTCCGCCTCAGCGCGGCCCGCACCCGCTGGGGAAGCTGCACCGCCGCGGGCGACATTCGGCTGCACTGGCTGCTCGCCCGCGCCCCCCGCGAGGTGGCCGCCTACGTCGCCCTGCACGAGGCCGCGCACCTGCTTGAACTCAACCACTCGCCCCGCTACTGGGCCCACGTCGCCCGCCTGATGCCGGGGCACACGAGGTGGCGGGCCTGGTTGAAGGAACACGCCCACACCCTGGCCCTCGGGTAGGCGGACGGGAACCCGAAAAGAGGTGGGCAGGAAGGTCTGTCCCCGGTCGCCTCGGTGATTGCCCTGGTCTCAGCGCCGCGGTCTCACATCGCGGGCATCGGGCTCGGCAGGCCCGGGGTGTCGGGGTTGCTCGTCGGCAGGGGCTCGGGCATCCCGGGCGTGTCGGGATTCATCGGCGGGTCCATGATCGGCCCGGTGTCGTCGCCGCCGGGCATCTGCTCGGGCAGCGGGGAGGGAACGTCGGTCGGCTCGGTCGCGGGCGCGGCGGGACGGTCGTAGGGAGATGTCATGGTCGGGCCTCCTGGGTTGGGGATGGGGCCAGTATTCGCCGGTGACGGGAAGGGGTGGGGGAGAGGGGGGTGAAGGGACCTTCAGAACAACCTTCTTGGCGAGGTCTCTCTGGGTACCCGGTCACCCAGTCGGGGCCAGGACCCCCGATCAGGGGTACCCCCGTCTGGGGCTAGGGGGGAAGTGGGGGTTCTCCCAGACTGGGGGGATGAGAGGCCCTTCATCCACACGCGGCGCCACCTTGGTCGTCGTCGTGTTGTTCACGACTTTGCTGCTGGCGGTGTTGCTGGCGGCCTCGTCGCAACTTACGCTGTCCAGCCGCCGCAGCGTCGGTGACCAGCGTGCCGCCTTGCAGGCCCAGTATGTGGCCGAGTCGGGCGTGGCGCTCGCGCGCAGCCGACTGCGGGACGTGCAGACCCTCTTGTCCGAGGGCAGCATCATGGTCCCGTCCGGCACCACCGCCTCCAAGCTCAAGGGCTACGCCGAGAAGTTCTGTGGCAACACCACCTGGGTGACCACGACCGAGGCCAGCGGCACCCAGCGGAGCAGCTGCACCGCCGCGCCGAACGCTGCCGCCGCCGACCAGTTCGAGGTGTTCGCCCTGTTCGTGAAACCGACCAGGTACACGGAACTGCTCCCGGCGGGGGAACGGCCCAGCAACGTCGGCGATCTCGCGGCCACCCGGGCGTGGTGGCGCGACCAACTCGCGTTGGGGCAGCAGGTCAGTGCCGATGGCGTCACCCTGAACTACCGACTCCGGCCCAGCCGCGTGGAGCGGGTCAACAACGAGAGCTACCGCTTTTACGTGCAGCTCGACGCCCTGAACGTGGGCGGAACGCAAAACAACGCGACGCGTGTCCTGGCCGCCAGCCGAACCACGCAGACCGGCTGGTGGGTTGAAGTCGCGCTGCCGAGTTACCTCGATAACGTGCTGTTTACCAATCATCACACCTCCGACCCGAACAATGCGTCCGCCTCCTCCTGGAAGCCCACCGTGAACTTCACCGGTCAAGAATTCGACGGCCCGGTCCACACCAACGAGCGCTTTTTGTTCGCCAACGGCGCCACGGCGAAATTCAGGGGGAAACTCAG
This window contains:
- a CDS encoding M48 family metallopeptidase — translated: MTLKRPRPQPRWTVGGLPVTVRRSARRHTLSLHVAPGAVTVHAPARTPESLIESFLEAKRAWAERHLAAYAARPGPAPLADGSPLPFLGETLTLRLTTQTRAPFRSGDEVHIPPGDPDALRRAAERWYRQAALPELRALVEGYAQALGARDRLRSVRLSAARTRWGSCTAAGDIRLHWLLARAPREVAAYVALHEAAHLLELNHSPRYWAHVARLMPGHTRWRAWLKEHAHTLALG